From a region of the Stenotrophomonas sp. BIO128-Bstrain genome:
- the pyrE gene encoding orotate phosphoribosyltransferase, whose amino-acid sequence MSDHRHRFLQLALTADALRFGQFTLKSGRLSPYFFNAGRFDSGARMSQLAACYADAVEATGLKFDVVFGPAYKGIPLATATACEFAQRGRDLPLSFNRKEAKDHGEGGNLIGADMNGKRVLIVDDVITAGTAIREALAIIKGAGGTPAGIVVALDRQEIASETDRRSAAQAVAEEAGIPVVAVATLADLLDFASGNPELVGYRQPLEDYRSRYGSRPTR is encoded by the coding sequence ATGAGCGACCATCGCCACCGTTTCCTGCAACTGGCCCTGACCGCCGATGCCCTGCGTTTCGGCCAGTTCACCCTGAAGTCCGGCCGTCTGAGCCCCTATTTCTTCAACGCCGGCCGGTTCGATTCCGGCGCGCGCATGTCCCAGCTGGCGGCCTGCTACGCCGATGCCGTGGAAGCGACCGGGCTGAAGTTCGACGTCGTGTTCGGCCCGGCCTACAAGGGCATCCCGCTGGCCACCGCGACCGCCTGTGAATTCGCCCAGCGCGGCCGCGACCTGCCGCTGTCGTTCAACCGCAAGGAAGCCAAGGACCACGGCGAAGGCGGCAACCTGATCGGCGCGGACATGAATGGCAAGCGCGTGCTGATCGTCGATGACGTGATCACCGCCGGCACCGCGATCCGCGAAGCACTGGCGATCATCAAGGGCGCCGGTGGCACCCCGGCCGGCATCGTGGTGGCCCTGGACCGCCAGGAGATCGCCTCGGAAACCGACCGCCGTTCGGCCGCGCAGGCCGTGGCCGAAGAAGCCGGCATTCCGGTGGTCGCCGTGGCCACGCTGGCCGACCTGCTTGATTTTGCCTCCGGAAATCCGGAACTTGTGGGCTACCGGCAGCCGCTGGAGGACTATCGTTCCCGCTACGGCAGCCGTCCTACACGTTGA